One window of the Triticum dicoccoides isolate Atlit2015 ecotype Zavitan chromosome 3B, WEW_v2.0, whole genome shotgun sequence genome contains the following:
- the LOC119280105 gene encoding uncharacterized protein LOC119280105, whose translation MGRYKAYISELDMLTYNQVNWRPYMVLRQIPLSNMCFRDQHLWRVRCPMICFYVVEWHLPHRVSKQFGVQQRTPPEYVETSVVLHRTSRQHNKNVINWEDHHLMWVDMWNAQRNARVEDDHTPDNDEGAYLRHLEWLRKEYRVILKGAWTRADCLEVIPSEAADGAFNNSIRETIGAHLDYGPLHDRVGTELWRCINDSNVVLGRPPGRETDGLVRSTLQKVVNRCRTLAALLSCHGGSSTDVRARAQYRMDVLSSARPSSSQARASSARPSSSRARIDEQEDEEEETDFDADPDYVELGASQMEDAPQPTQPSQPSQEAHRVSSRNIRRPGWQNTREGYANRGKMAAKRGKK comes from the exons ATGGGGCGGTACAAGGCATACATAAGCGAGCTTGACATGCTTACTTACAACCAG GTTAATTGGAGGCCATACATGGTACTTAGGCAGATCCCTTTGAGCAATATGTGCTTTCGTGACCAACATCTTTGGCGTGTGCGTTGCCCCATGATATGCTTTTATGTGGTGGAGTGGCATCTTCCACATCGTGTTTCGAAGCAATTTGGAGTACAACAACGCACCCCGCCGGAGTATGTTGAGACAAGTGTGGTGCTACATAG GACGAGCCGGCAACACAACAAGAATGTCATTAATTGGGAGGATCACCATCTTATGTGGGTGGACATGTGGAATGCTCAGAGGAATGCCCGAGTTGAAGATGATCACACACCTGACAACGACGAGGGGGCATATTTAAGGCATTTGGAGTGGCTTCGCAAAGAGTACAGAGTTATCCTTAAGGGTGCTTGGACTCGTGCCGATTGTTTGGAAGTAATACCAAGTGAGGCTGCTGATGGTGCATTCAACAACTCTATTAGGGAGACCATTGGAGCGCACCTAGATTATGGCCCTCTGCATGACCGAGTG GGCACAGAGctatggagatgtatcaatgataGTAATGTGGTGCTTGGCCGCCCACCTGGTAGAGAAACGGACGGTCTCGTTAGGAGTACTCTACAG AAGGTTGTGAATCGTTGCCGAACACTAGCCGCTTTACTCTCTTGCCATGGAGGTTCATCAACGGATGTGCGTGCACGTGCTCAGTATAGAATGGATGTTCTTTCTTCCGCTCGTCCATCTTCGAGCCAAGCACGTGCTTCTTCCGCTCGTCCTTCTTCCAGCCGAGCACGGATTGATGAacaggaagatgaagaggaggagacaGACTTCGATGCGGATCCGGACTATGTGGAGCTTGGGGCTTCGCAGATGGAAGATGCTCCACAGCCAACTCAACCTTCTCAGCCTTCTCAAGAAGCACACCGAGTTAGCTCAAGGAACATCCGACGTCCTGGATGGCAGAACACTCGAGAGGGCTATGCCAACAGGGGGAAGATGGCTGCGAAAAGAGGCAAGAAGTGA